The Chaetodon auriga isolate fChaAug3 chromosome 2, fChaAug3.hap1, whole genome shotgun sequence genome segment GATTGATCCCTCAATCAGAACCTTCTCCTTGTCATTACGGCTGATCACCACAGGCTGAAGTAGCAGCTCCTTACTGCTCCTGTAACCACAGCGCAATCAGTCCATCATTGCAAATAAAAGCAAGCAAGTTACAGATTTACAAGATACAGAAAGTCGTGATTttgcctgcagctctgcacagaaCCTTAGAAGTTATACTGGCATGCTGAAAAACTCTTCATTGTATTGGGAATCCACCTGTAAATAGGCTGCAAGCCCACGCTGGCCAAACTTTACAGCTTGCCCTTGCTTGTGCCATTTTTTTCAATCCTACATTTTCTTATGCACGTTTGCACAAGTCCATACTTGTGTGACAGCTGCAGATGATCCACAAACAGCTCAAGGGCTGGAGAAACAGGAGGGAGCAAAGCAGCGGGGCAACAGGCGGGATTGCcgactgcacacacatgccatTGAACATACCTGACCTCCACCTCTGGCTTGTTGTGGCGCTCCACCACCTGAGAGGAGAAGTTCTCCAGACAGAGGGCCGCCTGCAAGGTGGCCCTCACGGCGTTTAAGTAGGGGCGCAGAGTCGCTGTCTGGAGGAGAGATTGAATGAGATCAATGTCTGAGTGGGTCCCACTGGAGAGGAGATCTCGTCGGATGGTGCATTTGTTATTTAGATAAGGGTACATGGGCAAACTGAACCTCCCAGTCTAGTGACTCAACCCGCGAGGTCAACTCATGAGGTTATGTTTGATCAGGAACTAAAATGAGCTGTGTGTAGGGATGCAGCGGCTGGAGCTCCATTACAGCTCACGTACAGTTCACTGCTTTTATATTTTGAagacaaaaatcatttttagaaGGAAAACATGGCGGTAATCTGTTTCCACCTGATGCATATTATCTCTATATAGATGTGAGGATCATGAATGATTTTGCTTGCATTGACGTTAGTAAATAAGATGCTTTCAGGTGACCGAGATTTCAACCCATCCAAATCATCTACGCCCATCTACATCACTCTGCCCGTGCCAGAGATGAACAAAGCAAGCTTTTCCACCGACACATGAATGTTTGAAAACGGGCCGAGAGGAAAAGACAGCTCAGCTCAATCACTTTAGTTTCTGCAAACCGTATCAAGGATGCCCGTCCTCTCATTTCACGGCAGCCAACCACAAACCCCGTCTATCAGAAACAGCTAGCTAGCCATCTAATCTCGCCTCGAATGTAGCCATAGTTAGTGCAGGTAAATGGcgaaataataatatataaagATACATTAAGTGCAGGAGACTTACCATTTTAGTGCTGTAAAAGACGGAAGTTCCTCAGCCACGCCTGGGACTCCTCTTCCGTAAATTCTACATAGCCGAAGACAACTGGGGTGCGCTAGATTTTTTGTAGCTCTTCGTTTGGAGAGGCGGATTTCTGCACACAAAAGAAAGGCTGCGGATTGCGCTGATTACTCCGCCCAGATGGAGTGCGTGTTCAACAAAACGAGCGTACCCTACGATGCGTCCATTCTTCTCTGGAGACAGGAGATATTTCACTCGCTGAACTTTGGTCCAGGAGTAATTGTGGTCTTTTGCaatctgtatttttaataaaatatgttGAATAATAACACTATAGTCCATACATTACCTCATTACATTGCTAAATCTCGGTTTTAGAAGTAGTAATTTTTTAAAGCATCCTGACATCATATGGTTTGTTCCGATGATACCATTCTAGTGTGAAGTTAATATATTTCCAGCTCtccaagatttttttttattggaaaagactaaaaatatttttgtctttttttgtaacgttgtgtatattttattgcaatttaaattgttttgttttcgaAAATGGGCCATGACTCCATTTACATGTAATTGCCAATCCCCCCTCTAAGCACAGTGGTTTTTTCCATCATGGATGCCATTCACTGACGGTAAATATCGTCCCTCTTAAACATTCAAAGATATATATCTGTGTTTAGGGTTTGTTCCATTCGACTCTAGTAATCTTTGAAATCCTTGAGGTCAAACGTTTGTGTGTGAAACCGTGTCATCACAGCGAACGTTATTACAATTCAAGAGTCGTTTGGGCCCAGCGGGCTCGCGCTCTGTGAAGCAGACctgcgtgtgcgtgcatttgGGTGCGTGCGTGCTGGCTcgagtgtgtgtttaagtgtgagTGATAGAGAAACACAGACGAGCAGAAAAAGAGTAAGAACAACAGCTGGACGCCTCTGCATGTGAGTCTCATCTTCTTTTGTTGTCCACGCTGTTCATCTCCATGTATCGGCCCATTCAGACACTGCCAGGTCTCTGCCACACGGCATCATGAGTGAGTTAAAGGACTGTCCCCCGCTGAAATACTACGACTTCAAACCCGTCGAACATGTGAAGGTCTGCCCCCGTTACACTGCTGTGCTCGGCCGCTCAGAGGACGATGGCATCGGCATTGAGGAGCTGGACACCctgcagctggagctggagacgCTCCTGTCCTCAGCCAGCCGCCGTCTCCGAGCcctggaggagcagagacaggtaGGAGAGAGTTGGGACCCCACTTCTTCATTTAACTGAAAACCCCTAATTCCCTAAAACCCCACTGTTTACATCATCTCCCTTGTTGGTTGCTATTTGTAACTCCCCCCTCTGTGCTGCCTGTCAGATCCTCACAGACTGGCAGGACAAGAAGGGAGATAAGCGCTTTCTGAAGCTGGGAAAAGACCCCGACCCTGCTGCCTCTTCTCGCCACAAACCAAAGAAGCAGAAGTTGGACGGCAAAGGCGGCCACGGGCCCGGCCCAGGTCCTGGCAGACCCAAGTCCAAAAACCTCCAGCCTAAAGTCCAAGAGTATGAATTTACAGACGATCCACAAGACATTCCCCGCACTCCTAAAAATGATGCACCCAACAGGTCAGCAACAACAGCTCCTTACAATGTCTCTTTTAAACTGtatactttcatttttgctgagGCTATTCTCACATTAGTGTGCTGCAGTAAGAGTTTGGGTAATAAATTTGAGTTTTGTTCTGGCAAGGTGTCTTTGTatttcaattttcatttcatattttccaGATTTTGGGCTTCAGTCGAGCCATATTGTGCTGATATCACAAATGAAGAGATCCGTTTGCTCGAGGAGCTTCTGAAACCCCCAGAAGATGAAGCCGAGTATTTCAAAGTATGACAGAAAAAACATGTGGCTGTTGTTGTCGTACTTAAATTCACTCAAAGAACGGGGCAAACGTCTGGGTGTTTCTATTGTGTAAAGTGCATCCTTTTTAATGCGTGCTGAGCTTTGATGGTGTCTGTGTTAACTGTAGACTCCGGCACTGGGGAAACACTACTCTCAGCGGTGGGCTCAGGAGGatctgctggaggagcagagggagggagccCGAGccaacgacaagaagaagaacctCATGGGGGGGCCACTGTCTGAGCTGGATGCTAAAGGTGAGGGAAGGCTGCAGCCTGCAACGTATGTGAGAGCACGTGGGCTGGTGTGCCCTTGGTATTGTTGTGCCAGACAGTAGTTGCTGCTCGTGCATGTATCCACCTCGATACTCATCTTCATGTTCAACTCCTGTAGACGTGGACTCCCTGTTAAAAAAGTCAGAGTCCCAGCATGAATCTCCAGAAGACGGATGTCCCTTCGGTCCTCTCACACAGCGTCTGCTGCAGGCCCTTGTGGAGGTCAGTATGCTGCAGACCCAGTATTTTGTAACATGTACACTGATAAAACTTGCAAAAATAGTATCTTTTGAAAATGAGTGACAAGTGAGATATGGCATGTGAAACGTTAATGTTTTAATATTGTGGAAACACCGAAAGGTGAGCAGAATTGGTGACattgtgttctgttttcttctAGGAGAACATTATATCCCCCATGGAGGATTCTCCTATACCCGACATTTCAGGGAAGGATGCAAATGATGGCGCTGGGACTTCTCCTCGAAGCCAAGGAAAAGCTTTTAGGTATTTGTGCAACATCAATGGTATGCACCCATAGATATGAAGAGTAGAATCTGCCTTTGAGCTTGTGAGATGTGTCGCTGCTGCCGGTCTGGTTCGCTCAAATAGTAGAAAAAGCCagactgttgttgctgcttttgGATGCTCTAAGGAAAGAAATGCTAAAACCAAACaacagagaatcacatttcacaGGTGAGAAGTGCTGAATTTGATATATCACAATAAGTTATCCTTCATTTAAGACAGCACAAAGTTACTGTCCTGATACTAAATCAAGCTCAGTTATGTCAGGTAAAGACACGAAAAGATGATTTTTATGAAAGGAATATGTCAGTAAGATGCTGAAAATCAGCATCAGTCTTTGTACATTTATGAGATTGGAGCTAAATTTATATTGTTcatctctctcacaaacacgcTAGCCTACTGttagtcatttattttcatttgtacaAGACTGACATTCTTTGATTATATAACAGTCACATTGTAACTCTACACCACTCTGCTGATGCACTGGATGCATATTTAATACATAACATGtgacttaaaatgtgtttccaaactcagaaacaaaatgacaagATAACATTTCcacacaataagaaaaaaaaactgtatttagAAACTATTACGTAGTGCAAGTTCATCgtgattattattttaaagaaatactACTTTTAGCATCTGGATAAGATAAAATGCTTTTTCATTTAACCAAATATCTTGTATCATAAATACATATCTTGCATTTGTAACAAACCAAACCACCTGAAAATCGGTCGAAATTTCAGCGAGTTATGATTTAATTGTGGACATTGGATGTGAGTTTGGTTCATTCATGTCTTGGTTGTCCTCAACAGTACTCATCTAAAgtttattattgatttatgaGGTTGAGATCTGAACACTTGACGTTCTTTGCCACATATCTTCCATCCCTCTGTTGCCCCTCCAGTGTTCCTCACACACGTTCTCTGGAGGCTCGCATCAAAGAGGAGCTGGTGGCTCAGGGGCTGCTGGACTCTGAGGAGCGACCTGGACCAGGAGGAGACTCTGAGGACGAGGTTCTGGCCGAGCTGCAGAAGAGACAAGCAGAGCTCAAAGCCCTGAGTGCTCACAACAGAGCCCGCAAGCAGGAGCTGCTCCGGTGAGGACACAGGCCTCCTTTTTACCATGATATAAGCTCTGATCCGTAATCAGCTGTTAACTTTTCAATTGTTGCTGCCTCACAGGTTGGCCAAAGAGGAGATGCGCAAGCAGGAGCTGAGGCAGAGAGTCAGGGTGTCTGACAATGAGGTCATGGAGGGATTTCGACGAATCATGGCAGCCAGGCAGAAGAAACGCACTCCGACCAAGAAAGAGAAGGACCAGGCCTGGAAAGCACTGAAGGAAAGGGAAAGCATCCTCAAGCTCCTGGATGGATAGTGGAAGAAACGGCTTGTGTCTGGATTTTATGCAGAGAAAACCATTGGAAGAAAAGAGATTGATCCGGATTAAAACGGCTGTGACGGCTGTTACATGGTCAGTGAACAGCTGCATCTTTGATGGTGTATGATACAGtttcctgcaggtgtgtgtgatgtcagtAGGGACGTTTCTGTAGTGATTTTACGTCATGTTACAGCAGAAAGCTCATCTGATCAGTGACTGTATGCATCAGAGACCTCTTCTCTCTTATTGTTGaattttttctctttgtcagttgattttttttatgttgctttttattttgtttaccATTGTAATGTTATGAAAACAGTACACATGAATGTTGGAATAAATCAGTCCCACTTAAAGACGTtttcgtatgtgtgtgtgaagtgtgaggaGATGCATCAttacagtgtgtactgtagaCTGCAGTGCAGACGATCAGCAGCATCGGAAACAGaagatctgaacacacactgctgccactgatCCAAAAAATGGTTAAAATCATTGGGTGgtttcatatttctgtgttcATTGTTGAGCATTTTCCATAACTGACACAGGGCACCTTCAGGCCTCTGAGTCTTTCATTATAGGGTCCTATAAACATGACACAATGCTAGACTCTTAACTCCTCATAAGAGCAAGTGTTGTGCTAAAATGTAAGTAATGCcagtttcagttttgtgtgcACCATAAACAACAAACTGATCTTTATTTATAACTGGTTTATTTATAATTGGTTACCCCTCTTCACTCTTTGTCCATGCGACTGAAAAGTGACTTCAACTCGTTCTGTAATGGAACAGCCGTGAGAAGAAGTGGTACTCACATTCATGCTCAAAAACTGCCACAAAAAAATATTACAAGGATGTTTTAATGGCTCTTACCTCTGTGCGTATGTATCTACATTTAAAGCCACGTGCACTAAAttgtttctgattctgattctgattgttgTGTGTAAGCAAGATCTCAAACCTCATTAAATATTTATAGCTGCATTGAGGACAGTTTTCTCAATTAGTAGCTATGAGCCAAATGTTTAACTTGCACCACAGTTTATTCATAGTCATTCGAATAATGCGTATTAATATTATAGTAATATTATTACAGCAAAATGAATCAGCATCTCGAGGGGCAACTCAACGGCATCTGCCTTCAGCTATGCAGTGTCTGTCGTCTGTGGACGCCTGTTTTCTGTTGGTGGTGAAACATATTTCAGACCTGTTTTTCCAACAATATGCAGTATATTTTGTCGTTGCTATTTTGTTGTCTTAAAGTGAATTTACTGATAAAGCCACGCAATCTAATGTGCTAATAGAAGATACCTTCCTGTGTGCTATTTTGCACACAGGAAGGTATCTTCTATTGGTCTGTTGTATGGATTTAAGGAGAtgtatattattttattctatgtttagccacattgttttcattccaCTTGAAAGTCAATATCCTGTGATGTGGATGCAAGGTTTTGTTTGAGTTGTGGCTTATTTTCCCTTTCTGAAGAAACATTTTTAGTGTCAAATCTTCCTGTGCTGCCTCTGTGACTGTAGACAGTGCTTCTCTTCAATGAgtggccactagatggcagtcaTAGTCCTCTGACTGACAAGGCCCACAGACTCTACAGAGCGCAGGGCCTGTGGTTGATATTAGCCCAACACATTGTGTGTCACTGTTGTGTGGCCAGTCTTCACTTGAAGATATGTGCACTGATGCTGATCCCAGGATAAAGCAGGAGACTGTGTGACTCAGTGTGCAGTCAGACACCAACTATCACAACCAGCACACCTCTGGATTCAGAAAATACGTTCAGAACGTGCTGAGAAGTGAGACACAAACTGAGATCATGAGCAGGATGTTAGt includes the following:
- the tada3l gene encoding transcriptional adapter 3, with the translated sequence MPFTDDTARSLPHGIMSELKDCPPLKYYDFKPVEHVKVCPRYTAVLGRSEDDGIGIEELDTLQLELETLLSSASRRLRALEEQRQILTDWQDKKGDKRFLKLGKDPDPAASSRHKPKKQKLDGKGGHGPGPGPGRPKSKNLQPKVQEYEFTDDPQDIPRTPKNDAPNRFWASVEPYCADITNEEIRLLEELLKPPEDEAEYFKTPALGKHYSQRWAQEDLLEEQREGARANDKKKNLMGGPLSELDAKDVDSLLKKSESQHESPEDGCPFGPLTQRLLQALVEENIISPMEDSPIPDISGKDANDGAGTSPRSQGKAFSVPHTRSLEARIKEELVAQGLLDSEERPGPGGDSEDEVLAELQKRQAELKALSAHNRARKQELLRLAKEEMRKQELRQRVRVSDNEVMEGFRRIMAARQKKRTPTKKEKDQAWKALKERESILKLLDG